The DNA sequence CTAAACCCACGATTGTCAGATCTAAAACTGAGCTGGTAATAAAAAACCTGAAACCAGCCAACGGACATGAGAAAATGcattggaggaaaaaaaaaaaaatgcacagcCTAGGATAATTCATGATGCAATCGCGAGGAAAAAGAGGAAAGTCCCCAAAGTATATTAAAGGCCAACCAAGGTAACAATTACtaactaaaaattaaagttaaCAACCATAATATACaaacaaatatgaatatatatatatatatataaatatatattagaacccCATCCCCAAATATAGAAGAATAAGCTTCCTAATCAAACATTAGGCCTTGACTTCTCAGATCAACTGAATAAACCTCCAAGGACTACCCATCGATGTTCTAGAGTTCCTTTCTTGTATTGACTCGACAACATACCTTTCCACAGCACTGCTACATCATAAATATAGATCTCATATTAAAaggtatgaaaaaaaatgaaagatcatAGTTAACTGTTTCACAGAATGTCTGGCCATGTAAAAAAAGTATCTAATTTGGATAAATAAGTGATTAATAATCAACACATGTCTGACCCTCATTAACAAGTCAATCACTCTCGCACTACACATATTTCAATAGAGTTTGAGAAATCCACAAGAAGAAAATTAATCTAATGtcaattttttcataagtaATTTAGTGTCAAAATTGATGCAATGAATAGGCCAATCAGGGAATTAGACCAGTGAATCAGCTTAGTGTCTCTGCCTTGTTTTCCTAATCTTTTTCATGGAAGGAAGCATTATCCTTTTTTATGAGCAATTGACAAGTATTATCCTACCAATGAAAAAGTAAATACTAAAAATGGCTAACttatattaaaagtaaaaataaaggaaagagaaaaccctagtttctaCGTAGGTCAAATTCATAACTccctaaatatataaattctaatgACCACTGACATGACAGACATCGCAAGTATAATAGCAGAACATTATTAACAAGCACCACCGTTGTATTTATCACTCATGGACATGGTCTATTGGAGGCTGGAGCCTTCGAGGGATTGTTGACATCAAGGTTTTCAGTTGTCTAAGATTAATATCAAGGTCTAAGCAGAATCCAATTTAATCAACCCAGGAATGGCTTCTTTATCTGGTACCATAAATAGTTTCAAAGACCCTACAACGAATAAGTCAAAAACTAGATTTGCTTATCTCTATCCCAAGAAAGAAGTAAAATTAATCTTCACATTTAAGCAGACAGCATGGGACAATGCAGTTCCATTTATGGCCATCAAAAGGATGGTGAAAGAGTTTCAGAAAGAGGTAGTGGCACTGGTGATGATGTAATGTAGCAGTAGGGCCAGGAAGTGGACAGCAGAATGAAGGTGGTGCCAAGGAAAGCTTGTAACTGTAAAGTCATTCCCCAATAAACAAGTAACCTTCTGTATACACATATTTACGTAGGTGTGGATCACATGAAGTACTAATATCTTTGAAAGCATGGCACTGCAATCTCCAAGTCAAAAAAGGGGTGAAGGCTACACTGACCCACTAAGATGTAGGTAACTAATGCCATTAGCACAATAGACTTTTCTCTGGCACACACCCTGATACATGTCTACTGAAAAATAAGACTATCTTATACATAAGCTTAGATAACaatgaaaattatgttttctGCCTTACCACATCGCATATGAATCCAAATACCTTATTTGATCTGAACTTCCATAAAAGTTAGTGAGCCCtttgtattattttctttaagacTACCCGCTAATATATGGAGCACACCCAATGCATCCAAAATTGGAATGGAATGAGAGATATCTTGTTATGCAAACAGTCACACAGGTAATCTATGCACATGCCAGCTTGAGTGTAAAAGATGCAAGTTGATGGGTTCATTCTAGctatgtaaatattgatgtatgTGTTTATGGCCATGAAGACATGCTGGCATATAATATCCACGGATACAACATACAAGCACCCTACACAAGTACCTAAGTCAATGTAATAGCACTCAAGCAATCTAGAAATCCATCTCATTTCTCTTCACATAAACCCATCCTGTACTTACATTTTAACTCTTCTTTTATTGATTTAGATTTTTGTTACATTATTCTTTCACAACTTACTTACCTTCCAATTTTCTATTAGCATATGACAAGCTGAGGTTCAGTATTCCAAACTATtcctcaaacccaaaaaaacaaaaacaataaccCAAAACAGTAAATCCCCTGATTCAACTACAgtttaaaagaaaacccaagAAACGAAACAAAACAAACTCAGAAAATGCTACATTTTCTCAGCAACAAAACAGAATCCAAAAACCCAATACCTATGAGGAACAAGAATCGCGGAGACACTGTTCTGGAGCCGGATCTCGGAACTCTCGGCAGCTGCCACCGACGGAATATTAGCGTGGGTTGTCAGCAGCAGATTGCGGTGGATCAAGAACCCGGTACCGGTTCCGGAGATTCCGGCCATGGCGGAGGCTTTGCTAGAGAAAATGGCGGCTCTCATTCTCTCGGACTTGCCCACGCCTTTGCAGAAACACCAAGACTCACTAAGAACGCCCATTTTGGGATGGTTGTGAAGAGCGCGCTCAGCTTAAAATGGTGGATCTAGCAAGCGAGGCATTGCAGGGAGTAATAAAAAAGGGTTTGCCGAGTTCAGAGATAGAGAGACGAGATGGTCGTGAACTGAGTAAAGGGTGTTGGGTACGTGTTCGAGCTGGAATTTTAGTAGAAAAAGCAGCAGAGAGAAATTGCTGTccgagagagacagagagagagacgtgaaGTGTCGGGAGTAAGGAAAAGAAGAATTGATGGACAAGTTTctggaatttctttttctttttatatattctgttcGGTATAAAGTCCCAGGTTTCCAAGAGTCCATGTTGAATAATTTAAGGAGAAAGCTTTAAATCCGATAATCActtctctaataatatttttaaaaaataaatttataaattaatataatataataaattaaaattaaaataattttataacatgaGACACCACGtcaaattatataagtttataaatttatttttatagattaaacatttatcttaacttaaacataaaaaaaaaatagacaatttGTTATTGTTTGCTGCTgttaatgataattttattaacgtgattaaaaaaatatataaaaaatacgtgattgcaataaatatttaaataaaaataaaaagtcaagtGGTTCAGCCCTTGTTTATACGGTCTTTGAATGCTATGCGGAGAAAACGTGTGAAACAATaattgcattaaaatatttggtTGACagaatttaatataaataattaaaaccttAACTATATTGTTTCCTACTAAAGacatataatttacataaaaatgatttatcttCAAAGTcaaataatacttatttttccttttcatttttgcttttcttttccttttttctacGTTTCACAGCAATAacgttctttctttttatactttttttcaCAGTAACATTACCTTTTTCCCTTTACGGTGGCGTGAGCACAGCTGCTATTGAAGTAtacattttcacatgaaaaaagatatttataaatgtGAATTATACAAccattacataattatttaaaaataaataaataaaacatgatattcagataaaaaaaaatttaatttttaataataaatctcacttttttttaaagtgattactgGACGTTTACGAACAATACGAACAATTGAATGTAAAATTAcactttttcatataaaaaatctcTCGTTTACTTCCCCTAGTACCAAGAAAATCTTCCTCGATAACGATTATCCATTTCTAATCTCAGTTATCTTGTTTTAACAACAGTTGCTTCAGCCAAAACGGCACGTGGCTTGATGACACAATAATACCCACATCTCCAAAATGGAGATCATCGATTCGAGCCCTCTCTCAAtgtatccaaaaaaaaaaaaaaacacacacacacacaacagtTGCTTCGAGGAATGAGAAATATCGagtttaaaatttaagttttcCTCAATGgtacaagaaaatagaaataaaggaGCCCAAACAATTCAAACTTTACAAACAGAAATTTTCAATCcctatataaaaaacaaaaagaaatcaaaattttccagaccaacttttttttgtttgaaaatggCAAGTCGCCAGCCATGCGGAATGAACAAATCCAAGCATCTTTGGAATCAGTCAGAACCGACATCTACCCCTCTTGGCTTCAGATATTTCTTGGCCTCAATTATGTCCTACAAAAGAATAAACAGATTGATAACAAGGATGATCTTGATTCATGGAGCGGCAAAACAAAACCCGAACCAAAATCTGCCATCTCATATATAGTGATTCAGTACTATGAACATGAAGTATGCTGTGTAGTATTTACttgatgagaaataatattctaaGGCCTCTACATCACACAACATCCAGATTAACCATTAAAATATAAGCAATAtaccattaaaattaaaaaagtgaggCGTTACATGGCAAACGCAGGTCACCACATGATTTAAACCTCAATACTACATACgaacacaacaaaatcataaATCTCTCCgcatattttagataaaataaatactgTAGTACTAACGGTAAATGCAACTTTACCTCCCAAATTCTGCATTACAATGTATCAGCTTTCTAGagattttgctatgatataTAATCAACAGTTCACTGTATTTTCAGAACAACTCTTTCACCCTTGTTTCCCCCAAGTCATTCTATAATAGTTTTGTCCAATGTAATGTTCACTTCAAAaacttaggccccgtttggtttcACAGATGGTCTCaatacatctcatctcatctcatctcaaatcatctcaacataCAAACACcatttaaacacaaacacttttcaatttcaaatttttgacttttcaactttttcgtctaatcattatctaatcattacaactttcccaaacttccaaacaaaacacaaaaaataattactttttcaaataaaaaaaaaaatattaaaaaattatattctaataatattttaactttataatatttttattcaactttttctctctccattcccaaaaccccataaaacatcttaactcaaactatttcactactattcacaaatttctcatctcatcttatttcatctcatctcatctatgtaacGAAACGAGACCTTAATTGTTAAAAAGTAAGAGGGTCTTTTGTAGTTAAGTTGAAAACAAAAGGGGTCATCAACAAAAACAGATAGACAGATAAAGCAACAAAGAAAAACCTCACCAAATTGCACTGCATATGCCATGGAGATTTACTcaagtttaaaaagaaaataaaactaccTGCTGCAAAAGCACTGCTTCTTGAGGACAAGTTGGAAATTGCATTAGGCCAACTCCAACCATTAACAGGCCATAGCATCCTAGGCACACTACAAAATAGATTGGTAGCTGGGAAGTTGGAAACAGGGCACACTAAGCATCATCtacaacaacaaatatatatatatatatatgaaatggattaataaagaaaaataaacttttggaAGTAACTCACTAACAAAGCATGGCTTCTTGGAACCATAGATATCTGCAAGAGGCCACCCCATAATGCAGAGATCGCCACCAATAATGTCATAATCTTGACAATATGCTTCATTGGTCTATGATAAAGTGGAGCAGATGCCTGTAAACAATACGAGAATATTATCAGAGTAGAAAGAGCTTGTAGCCTGAACAGCCGGTGGTTAAGAACAGATATCTTCTGATAGGAGCAGGAGGTGTTCCTATCTAAAAACCTGAAATCTACTACATCATTCCTTCACTGGAATAAGGGCCAGTGAGAAGCATACATTTCCTTCTTTCACTCTATGCAGTAATATCTAAACTAAAATACTATTGGCTATTTACTGGGTGTGAAGAATTCCATCATACATGCCCGGTTAATTGCAGCATCACTGTCCAAGAATATTACCCATGTCTAGAAGAATAGTCACTATTCCTACCCATTTATCATTGAAAtcctttctcttctccctcCCCAAGCAACATTAAAGTATGGCaggaacccccccccccccttccttTTTGAGTCTTTGACCCCTGTTCCTTTTACTATCTGATCCAAGGCCTGGCTAGGAAACCATTTTAACCCCAAGGACCCTTTTTATGCTACCTATCACACAAAGAGCACCTGAGCATCCATATGGATTGAAGAAAGGAGATTCTTCGTCaatatatttcattataaatCATGCAATTGTGCAGTCAAAAGCCTAATAATTCACTAAATCAATTAGCTAAAACGCAGCCAATGCCAATCTATCCAGATTAACCAACTCCAAGACAAGCTACATACCAACTATACATTTTTTCGGCTCTACCCAACCCTTCTTTCAGATAGCTTTCCCCTTGTTATACCCCCAATAAAACTCGTTTGCACCCCTAGCACTTTCAATATAATGCGGTacctttacttataaaaaaaaaaatattcttgtcTATCAGACCACAGAGTTTGAGCAATCATTTCAAGAAAGGACTGAACATGAACCATGCTAATCAAAACAAGTGCATATGAAAATCTATTTACATTGAGCCTAAAGCAAAGCAAGAGAATTACTACTgctaatattttctatttaaacaatgcttaaaaaaaatatagccaTTGGAGTCGACATTTTCAGTCAAAGAAAGCAACAGCTCgagtataatttttcagttGACAAAACATTTAATGGGAGAAAACAGACTGGCTTCTACATGTAAATATTTTGATAGGAACGGAAAGTAATTTGGCATAAAGGCCAATGATATGCTGCCATCAGACGGGATAAATCATACAGTTATTGCATGGTTCCAATGTaatgtaataatgaaatggaaCTCAAAGCCCTTGCGCAATGTCCCAACATCATCTGGCAGTTTCAAGTGGAATTACCAATACCTCCAATCTTAAGCTACTTAATCAAAGCAATTGATAAGCTAAAGAATATAGCCATAATCCAAACATAAAGAACAccataaagttttttttttttttttcaacttttatatcatgaattttcaataaattaagTTAACCCGTGGAAAACGTGAAAGGATCCTAACCCCATTGAAcacagattttatttttcctaaccGAATTGGCATGCATTTCTTGGAACAAAAAGTAATTTGGCATAAAGGCCAATGATATGCTGCCATCAGACGGGATAAATCATAGAGTTATTGCATAGTTCCGGTATAATGTAATAGTAAAATGGAACTCAAAGCCCTTGCGCAATGTCCCAACATCATCTGGCAGTTCCAAGTGTAATTACCCAATCCTCCAATCTTAAGCTGCTTAATCAATGCAATTGATAAGTTAAAGGATATGGCAATAATCCAAACAAAGAGGTCATCATAAAGTTCTTACTTTTCAGCAGTttttatatcataaattttTGACAGATTAAGCTAacccatggaaaaaaaaaaaaaagtggaaggaTCCTAAGCCCATTTAACAAAGATTTATAAAAGAAAGTCCCTAACCAAATTGTCGggtatttaatttttcatcatcttccagATTTTCTTGCCAACCCTTCAAACACCCATATTTCGTGACAATTCATAACGCCAAATAAAACACTCATCTCATGGTTTTCAAAACGAAAAATTTATACCTAAATTTGAGCCTcgatataaaaggaaaataaaatgaaaaaaaaaaacaaagagaactAAGTCAACTCGAGGGAATCGGTATCTTATGCAGAGATCCAGTGAAGCTGTTCTTGAGAAGGAGATTCAATCGCGTTTACATCcacaacaaacaaataaatagcaTATTACCGGTGTAAAAATCCCATTAAGCAATAGGAGAGTAAAGGGGTTTATTAACCTGTTAGATGCCTTCGAGCTTGAAGATCTATGGATGTAAAGGTTGGGACTTTAGGGTTTCGGTGGTAAGGGCCTCGAAGTGGAAGTGTTCGAAGTGAAGAAGGCAGTTCGGCACTTGGGTAGTTTAGTCTTCAGAAGCTCAAAACGGCACAGCTTTGGCAAGCCTTAAGGAGCTAAACGACTTAGGAGGGGGAAACGACACAGTTTAGTCTTATAAGAAGGGGCTGGGTCAGTTTAtgaaaacgcaccgtttggaaTTATAAAAACGGTGCAGTTTATCTTaaagcattgctattcataagcccatacaccacacactataaatttttttagtttttttatttttttaaattttttttaatgttttttttggttttattattcttaaaataattgaattattctatttataatacatatatcacacatttggtaagagaataaaattaaagaaatactaaaaaagatggtgtgtggtgtatgaggcttaggaatataatttttctttatcttatctGCAGAAGTTAGTTACAGGTAGCTTTTATGTACTTTCAATTATAATCAGTTAAGCATCACACCAGGGTGGATTTCATTTTCTCATATGAGACAGTTATCTTTCTATGGAGAAATTGGGGACGTCCCCCAATGCGTATGAATGTTTGAGGTATTTTCATCACTGTGTTGTGCTATCTTCTTCACTGTGATTGCATTATTTCCATACGATTTACTGTTCATCACTGCTGAATCCTAACATAACCATACATTTATCTATACTTTCCGCTCTATCCAACCACCATAGCTCAGTACAATATGCCACAATACTATAATACCAAGTCGTCTATCAGTGTTCAGCaacattagagagagagagagagagagagagagagagagagagagaggaagggagaTTGGGGGAAAGGGAAATACGGGTGACTTCTATTGATTTATAAAAGAGGTCATACGGACGGCGCTGGAACCCATAGTAAACCTAATTATTGGGTGTATGCTACTCAAATGGGTAGCAAAATTTTCTTATCATCAATTTGCTTCAGCAAATGAAAGAGccaaaatagttaaaaaaaaacaccgaTATATAAAGAGgcagaaatataaaatttacaccAGGGACTTTACAAAGCAATATCTCAAAGAACTCATCCACAAATTTTCTTC is a window from the Juglans regia cultivar Chandler chromosome 7, Walnut 2.0, whole genome shotgun sequence genome containing:
- the LOC109013827 gene encoding dolichol-phosphate mannose synthase subunit 3; translated protein: MKHIVKIMTLLVAISALWGGLLQISMVPRSHALLLPIYFVVCLGCYGLLMVGVGLMQFPTCPQEAVLLQQDIIEAKKYLKPRGVDVGSD